The following are from one region of the Quadrisphaera setariae genome:
- a CDS encoding hotdog fold thioesterase, giving the protein MTDSPTTLTGVPADLAGNAVLLTAGTLIERMGIRLDLSDPSRPTGTMPVEGNTQPYGLLHGGASVVLAETLGSVAAALGAGPGRVAVGVDINATHHRAVRSGVVTGRTEPLHQGRTTATYEVVVTDEQGRRVCTSRITCQLRDAPPR; this is encoded by the coding sequence GTGACCGACAGCCCGACCACCCTGACCGGCGTCCCGGCGGACCTCGCCGGCAACGCCGTCCTGCTCACCGCGGGCACGCTCATCGAGCGGATGGGCATCCGCCTGGACCTGAGCGACCCCTCCCGGCCCACCGGCACGATGCCGGTGGAGGGCAACACCCAGCCGTACGGGCTCCTGCACGGCGGCGCCTCGGTGGTGCTCGCCGAGACCCTCGGCTCCGTGGCGGCGGCGCTGGGCGCCGGCCCCGGGCGGGTGGCGGTGGGCGTGGACATCAACGCCACCCACCACCGCGCGGTGCGCTCCGGCGTGGTCACCGGTCGGACGGAGCCGCTGCACCAGGGGCGGACCACCGCGACCTACGAGGTCGTCGTCACCGACGAGCAGGGGCGGCGCGTGTGCACGTCCCGCATCACCTGCCAGCTGAGGGACGCCCCTCCGCGCTGA